Genomic window (Oryza sativa Japonica Group chromosome 3, ASM3414082v1):
CAAGGAAAGCATTATCAGACCTGACTGTGTGAAATATCTCATACCACAAAGGTTCCGTACAACTCAGCTGCTACCTGTCAAAAAAATTAAGCACATTCTGCTGTCATTGCCGGCAGAAAGTTTTTACGATTATCAACATACCTGGAGTGCAGTTGAAAACAATAAAAGGGTCATCTTAATGTCAGGATTAGATCATGCTAGAGATCTTCTATCAGACGATGACTTCCATGATGTTTTGCATCGTAGGTACTATGATCTACAGCATCTTGCAACTGAACTTGCAGTGACCCCAGACAATCTGCAACAATCCGAAACTATTGCTGAATCGGATGCAGTTGATCCCTCCATACTAGGCATTGCCAAAGGTGTTGAGATGGTTCTCCAAAGACTGAAGAGAATAGAACAAGGAATCCAGGACTTGAAGGAGGAAATTGCAAGGCTGAGGTACTACGAGTATCACCTTGTGACTGAACTCCACAGGAAAATGGACTATGTAATGAACTACAGCATTCAGCTGGAGGATAGAAAGGTTCCTCAGCTGTTCTATCTTGTAAGCTTGGACAGCCGTTCCAAGAAGCTTGTCACAAGAATACTGCCTGGCATGCGGTCCCTACGGGTACACATGCTGTGCGAGTTCCGACAAGAAATGCATGTGTTGGAGGATCAAGTCGGGTGCGATCTGATTCAGGTAGATAACCGGGCAGTGCAATCCTTGCTGCCTTACATGAGCAAGTTCATGAAACTGTTGACTTTTGCTCTGAAGATCGGGGCGCATTTCATTGTCGGGATGGGGGAGATGATACCTGACCTGAGCAGGGAGGTAGTGCACTTGCTGGACTCGTCAGTCATGTATGGTGCAACCACATCAGCCTTATCATTGGGGGCATTAGGCGCAGCGGCAATGTATGGAAAAGCGAGGAATAACGGCAGCCAGAGTGGCACAAATGACATGGAGGATGATATGAAAACGGCCAGACAGTGGCTTGTTGATTTCTTGAAAGGTCAAGGGATTTTGACAGGGATGGACATAGCACAGAGATTTGGTCTGTGGCGCGTTAGGTACAGAGATGACGGCCACATTGCATGGATCTGCAGGAAGCACATTGTTGCGAGAGCAGACGAGATCTTTGAACTGCCACTCTGAACCATCCAGGGTGCAGTTGGTTTCACGGCCACAAGGTGCCTATCTGATGTCCCTGTCCTTCTGTACTGATGATGACAACTGACGAGCTTGCAATTGTAAGGGATGGTGCCATTGCTGATTACAAGGATCGCATATGGTAGGTACCTATCATATGCTCTGTTCCAGTTTCTATCACTCTGCTTCTGTCAATGGTGTGTTTTTACATTTTTCCTCTTTACTTCGTTGTTGTGGATTCACGCTAGTAGAAATATTAAGTTTCTGACGGCATATTGTTTCCTGTTCAATTGCTGATTTGAGGAGTTCGTTTATCTTTCTTCAATTATAATACTACAGTACTGCTTCATCTCTGATGATTAACTACTAGCAGAATTCTGTTTCAGCATATTCAGATTGACATGATCTTATATAAACTACCTATAGTATTTCCttgcagaaaaaaaatgccACATTATTACACTAAAGACACAGGAGGTGACACTATAATGACTGTATCAGTTATCTGATGCCAGTATGAATTCATGGTTTTTCCCAACCCTAACCCAAATGCTTGCTACCTGAGTGCAACTTCAGTTTCTATCACTCTGCTTCTGTCAATGGTGTGCTTTTACATTTTTCATCTTTGCTCCGTAATTGCGGATTCTCTGATGATTAACTACCATCACATCTCTGTTTCAGCATATTCCAGAATGGCATGATCTTATATGAACTACTAGCTACTATATCATTTCCTTGCAGGAAGCCAATTTGTTACACTCATCACACGGGAGGTAACAGCTGACAACTATTAGGACTGTATCAGTTAACTGACACCAGGCTGAATTCATGGTTTTTCCCCAATCCAAACCCAAATTCTTGCTACCTACATACACCACCGTGTGCAGCTCCGGCCGGCGAGCTCAGAACACCGGGCATCCCTTGACGGCGATCCCCGGCGCGGTGGGGCAGGAGGCGAGCGGGCAGTGGTCGACCGCCGTGCCCCACCACTTGAGCTCATGGTGGGCGTTCTGCAGGGCGAAGAAGATGAGCACCCCCATGAAGGCCGTGCCGGCGTCGAGCGCCGCCGACAGCACGTAGTTGTACTTCTGCCACCACCCCTTGCGGTACTTGAACACGAAGTAGTTGAAGATGGTGCCCGTGACGAGCCAGCTCGCGATGTTggtcggcgtcgccggcggcatcCCGGCGAACCCGTAGGAGATGACGGGGACGTTGATGAGCGCGATCCACTTCTTCTCCGGGAACGCCCTGCTGAGCAGCCACACCGGCACGGGcagcacggcgccggcgaggaacaGCCACACCAGGTTGCGGTACAGGCCGTGGCGGCCGAACAGCCGGGCGGGGCCGATGAGCCCCCAGATCACCGACGCGTCGAACGTGACCCGGTACTTGGGGCACGTCCACGGGCTGTCCGGGTGCAGCGCCTCCACGTCGCAGATGTTGTCGATGCTGCCCAGCATCCACCACGCCACCGCCAGGTTCAccacgccggcgaccaccgtgCCCACCAGCTGCGCCGTGTACATGCACCGCGGCGGGATCTTCATGTAGTGCCCCAGCTTGAGGTCCGCGAGGAACGACAGCGCGTGCACCGTGCTGATCCTCCCGTAGATCTTGAACAGCAGGTTCGCGATCGGCTTCCCCGGCAGCGCGTACCCGATCATGAACTGCGCGATGATGTCGTACCCCGGTTGCTGCAACCACAACAAGTTTTTTTCTAACACAATCAGAGATGGACAACGACGAATCGACGATGATTCATGGtgagatcgatggatggatggatgcgtgCCTGGTTGGTGGTGGCCTGGATGACGCCGATGGGGAGGGtgacgacgaaggcgagggCGAAGGCGAAGAGCATCCCCCACCACGGCAGCTGCACCTCCTCCCTGTACACGAACGACATGACCAGCGACACGGCGACGCTGCCGACGAGCAGCACGAGGAACCACCACTGCGGCACCTGCTTGTACCGCCGCATCAGCTTCGCGTGCACGTCCAtcttcgccgccgcggagcTCATCGCCGACCTGCTCTGCCTCCAGATGTCCCCGCCGTGGAACAGCGCCACGTGCACGATCGTCGCCGTGAACCTCAGGAACCCGGACCCGATGGAGATGGCGAACAGCGGGCTCAGGTACAGCTTCCCGTAGCTCTCGTACGCCGCCACGTTGAGGTCGAACTCCCTCGTGAGCACCTTGGTGGTGTCGTACTTCTGCCCGGACGCCGTGAACAGCTGGTTGGAGAAGATTGGGAACTTCCTCGCGTCGAACGTGTCGAACTTCCAGTAGCAGAGCGGCACGATGAGGTAGATGAACATGACGAAGCCCGCGGCGGTGTTGGCGATGGACGACCACGGCGCCACCAGCGGGCTCCCGTGGTACGCCGAGATGCCGGCCCAGTCCAGTGTGaaggcgccgacgccgaggccgTGGTAGCCGGAGCCCACCTGCTGCGCCGTGATGCTGTGCGGCCACGCCCAGCACGCCCACGAGAAGAAGGTCAGGATGGGGAGCAGGTAGCCCGGCAGCGCGTAGTAGGCGAAGctcgcgaagaagaagatgaggaagaagcGCATCCGTGTAGGCCCCCTCGACGACGACCCCttcccgccatcgccgccctccTTCTCGTGCAACGCCCTTCATGTACTCACAGAGATCATTAGTTAGCCTGCATAGTTAACTGGCTGATCTTGCTTAATTGAGAGATTTAcgacgtgattaattaattacctgaAGAGTGAGACCTGGGCTAAATTCGATGGCCACCACATGTCAGCCGGGTCAACCAGGTACCTCCTCAGCATCCCGGCCCAACCATAGCCCAGTATCTGCATGCAGCAAGCCAAGCATGACGTCACTTAGCTGTGCTACTACACTTATACTATCTACCACGATATGAATTTTCATGTCTCATTGTTTGTATATCgtctaaatagttattaaaaaattaataaatatagtTTTTCTAGATTCATAGCGCACTCAGATTAAATTGCGTGAGAATAACTCCTGTTCATGATTAGTTAActatattgttttctttttttactttgggATGGATTAGTTAAACGACTAGTCTAATCATGATGCAAGAATAATCTCATACTCCTATTTAtgactagtagtagtactgctTAGTTTTGACTCGTGCACGGACCATCCGTCACCATATACCCAATCTTTTTTGCATCTTAGTGCCAGCAATCCGACAGGAATGCTAAAGTTGCCCACTAATACGAAAATTTGCAAGAGGCACATGCAGCCGCATGCTAGACGAACAAAATCACGCCAATTATTTGTAGGGCCTCCTAGTACATGGATGGATTCACGGTGACGTTATATGCCAACATGAGGTTTTCTTTCAATTTCAACTTCAACGCTGCATGATTGGTGGCAACTCGTACGCGAGATAAAGCAACGCAAGAACGTCTGATTGGTTCAGTATTTGTCACATCTTTTGGAGGAAAACATACAAGTCGCAATCGCGCGACAAATTcgccaaaaaaaagaagacacgAGTCAATTCTTATTTCTTAGTACCAGTCAGAACCAGTCAGAAGCAAGCAATCGAACTGAGGGAAAAAGATATGGTTGAAGTGGTTTTGTTGATTGTTTCTTtgtgattaattaactaattaagcaTTCAATTAAGGTGCTACGTAAAATCATGGTTCAAAATTCCGGAACGTCATTTCGGACCCAATATGATGTTATTTCGACcgaatttttaaatttaaattttatctttttaaatttggcaatattttatttaaatttgactaaattttgttcaaaacttCGGCAATTTCGGATCAAAATTTCAGTATATCGGCACCCTCGGAAAGAACCGTGGAAACCGAAAGATTAAACCCAGCGTAAAACCGGAGTAGGTGTGGAGGGAGACCTGTGTGGTGAGGACGATGAGGAGGGCGCAGAGGAAGCTGAGGGACTGCTTGTAGTAGGCCTTCATGACGGTGATGGCGCCGATGGAGtaggcgtcgccgccgccataggAGACGCCGCAGTTGGCgaagatggtgatgatgacGTGCTCCTTGATGTTGAAGGGCCCCGGGTTGAGGTTGAAGCTGCCGAGGCGGCCGCCGAGGAGGCGCACCTCGCGGCTGGGCAGCACGGCGGCCATGAACTGCCCCGCGGGGAGCACCAGGATCTGGGCCAGGATCCCCGAGATGGTGAGCGGCTGCGTGCGGTAGGTGAAGAAGGTGTTGAGGAAGATGAGCACGACGCAGGACGCGAGCCCCAGCGTCCACGCCCGGAATGTCATCACCGGCGTCGTCGGGTCGTCGGTCTCCGGCACCACcagcgccacctcctccaccgggcacctctccccttcccccttcgccgccgccgccgccgccgtcgccgcctgctcctccgccgccaccggcgacttCAACGACGCCATCTCCCTAGCCTcgatctccttcctcctccgcctcacAAGTCGCCACTACAAGCAAAGCGAGCTAAGCTAGCTGCGAATGATTTGTAAAGAAAATAATTTGCCAGTATCTGGAGAGGAAGGTAGTAACGCTTTCGGGGATTCGATTTGGATGGTAGCACTTGACCGCGGCGCGCCTCTATTTATATTCCAATTCGCGtctccattttttttcccaCCTCGTACTTATAGTTATTAGCTGGGGTTTTAGTGGCTTGATTACTCGGTACATCTCGGCTAGGGGAATCGTGGCCGTCCGTGGGTGGGATCGGACGGTGGAGGAGAGTGCCAGCTGGGCACCCGGCGGGCACGCGTCGGCTTAACCCCcgcacgcgcgcggcgcgcgtggGCACATGTTACGCAGCCGCTTAATCTAATCAGCGCTTTTAATTTCCTTCCAAATTGTGAATTCATCCTTGGTCTCAGTGGAAAAAGACGCATTGCTTGGCAAAGCGAGTGGTCAGTGGTGGCTTTGTGGGTGCCCTCTCTCTGACAAAACACACTAGTACTACATGAGCATGCGCATTAGTCAGTTGACTCAAATTAACATGGCTTATTTGTGATCTTGTCCAAACTATGCTACTACCAGAAGTGTCCAAACACATGGCTTGTCCAGAAGAAAAATATTGGAGGAAAAACCTTGGATGGAGCTTCGATGGGAATCTGGTGGTCATGGTGTCCGTCTAATTAAAGAAGATCAGAGCTTGATGGATGTGTTTTCATATAGACTGATTCCTCATCCGGATTGGATTGGCATATTTGTAGGTTTGCTCGGCCAGAAAAAGCAGTGCTCCCCCGTTGCCCTCACAGATAACCCAAGCAAAATCTTCTTATCTGTTTATCGTAACGCGTGGTAATATATTCGTCATCCGCGTCACTGTTCGAAAAGATTTCGTACTTGTGCTCGCGCCCAacggctggctggctggcttgcCGGCTGCCGCGCAtccggttcttttttttttaacggaaaaACGGCACAAGATAGTGccttttcattgaatagagtgggagaaaatacaacccctgaggataaaaagaaaagctgttACAGTACACTATAGAAGGTATGGGGCGAACTCTCGTAGACGCTTAGCCCCTGCTAGAACCCATAGGCCAACCTCATCTTTGATTTTTGTTAGCAGGAAGCTCGTTGCCATCTCTTTATGGTCAAAAATCCTCCGATTCCTCTCTTTCCAAATCTCCCAAACCACTAACAGGATGAGGGATCTAAGTCCCTTCTTTGGAACACCGCGCGTGTTTGCCATGTTTTCCCACCACTACTGCACTGAGTGGGCTTCCTCCCAATTCACCGGATCCAGCAGCAGATGGCCCACCCAAGTGGCGACAAGGTGCCAAATTCTCTTGGTGTATCTACAAGTGGCTACAAGGTGCAAGGCCATCTCATTCTCACAGCGGCATAGGGGGCAATGTTCGTTGTTTTGCCAACCCCTGGTCGCAAGCCGATCAGATGTCCAAACTCTGTTCTAGATAATGAGCTAAGCATGGAATTTACATTTCTCGGGTGCCCACACTTTCCATATCAAGGAGTTGAAATTTGTGTTAGGTGTCCCATAGCACTGCGCTTGGTAGGCTGAAGATGACGCGTATCGCCCGTTGCTGGTGAATTTCCAAGCGATCTGATCCGGTTCGCCATTGGCTAATTGCACATTCCGAACTGCTTCCCACAGGGCGACTAGCTGCTCAATGAGGCTGACTGTGATCGTTGACTGCGTATGTATGGTCAGATCTTTTATCCAAGCGTCACCCTCTTTTCCTTGTCGCAGagttttctttctgtttttggAAATCGCATAGACTAGTGGCATGAGGTCTTTAGGGCGACGCCCATCTATCCAGGCAGAGCTCCAGAAGCGTGCCGTGTTTCCATCACCCACTGTTATTTCTGTTGAGGCGGCGAACAGGTCTCTGTCAATTTCGTCACAAGGTGTATCGAGACCAACCCATGGTTTGGTCGGGTCTTTCCACTTGTGCCAGAGCCACCTCAACCTCAAGGCCCTCGTGAACTTGTCCAAATTTAGAACTCCAAGTCCACCCTGGCTGGTTGGCAAGCATGTCTTTGTCCAATTGACCTAACATTTTCCCCGGTAATACCTTCCGTGCCGGCCCATAGAAAGCGTCTTCGCTGTTTGTCTATCTGCTCCAGAGATTCCTTCGTAATTTTTAGAGCAGTTAGGAGGTAAATCGGCTGCGACGTAAGCACAGATTTAACGAGCGTAGTTCTTCCAGCCGCCGCCATGTGTTTTCCTCTCCAGGTAGCTACCTTCCCCGAGATTTTGTCAAAGACCGGTTGCAAGTCcaccttcctctttttttcctaTCAATATATCACCTAGCCACTACGAGTTAATGGGTCTCGTTTGTCATCCTCTCCCTACGTGTTTACTCTACATTGTAATCATTGTGGTTGTATTGCGACATCCTTTTCTATCTAAACGTTCTCAGGTTAcatgtccgactcgaactcttatctcttactccctccgtttcaggttataagatattttgattttggtcaaaatcaaactgtttcaaatttaaccaagtttatagaaaaaaatagtaatattttcgatccaagataaatttattataaaaatatatttaattattaatttaataaaattaatttgataatgtaaatattactgtacttatctacaaatttagttaaacttagaGTATTTTGATTTTAActacctgaaacggagggagtaccatgtATTCCAAATTTAAGTTCaactataacaaaaataaaactcgATGTTTCACACCTATTTTACACACGAAGATCGGTGGTCGCGGCTGTGTTTCTCGGCGTCGGCGCGTGGCTTCGAGATGGCAGCGTTGGGAGCAGCATGCAGCGTGTCATGCTGCCATGTACAGTTGCAGACAACAGTATTGCCATTGCAGTACACTGAGGCATGCAGGTGGTGGTGCCAAATCACTTTTGGGCATGGGGATCGGGCGATCGGTTCGGTAAGCCGGCAGTCAGCTTTATACGGTGGTGGTGTGGTGGACTGGTGGCTCGTTGGAAATGTTCTCCGATCACGATTGGCTGATGATTGACGAATCGAACCATGATTAATTGCCGAGTTTTCTGACAAAGAAAATTCCCAACTTCGTACGTGTCTCAGATATTCAGACGTGCACTCGATAATATGTAAAGAAATGCGCCCTTCACAGTTCACAGCGAACTTACATCGGCATCGGCACGGCATGAATGGGGGCCATCTGAACACGGGCTGCGACCTTTTGGAATCTAGCTAGCTACAGAATGGGCCAGTTTAATTAAAGTGGATCATCACTGTAGACCCGTGGCTGTCTAGGGCTCTGGGCATAGCGAGGTGTGCAGCTTCGGCTTCAGTAATCAGTGACCCACGACGGAAATCTATCCGTAAATCATGCCTGACGAGCCAAGTTCAACGGGCCAATAATCGAGTAGCTCCCCCAATTTTGTTCACCAATAACCCTGCAGAACTGTACGTTTGTGATCGATTTTGTTTGGTTCAGTGGAGCATTCTTGTGGAGAAACCCtatgtagtcccggttcgtaaccccttgtagtcccggtttctaAACCGGGACTATCaattcgggactaaagatcattatctttagtcccggttggtaacactaaagatcgagctgacctttttttttcatggccctgttgctgcatggtttatatatatatatatatatatatatatatatatatatatatatatatatatatatatatatatatatatatatatatatatatatatatatatatatgtcatgcaaatgcatatgtgtgtgtatatgaccaaattaaaatatatttacattatagaaaatgtgtacacatgcatatagaaacatatgtagtcatgtattaattacaatccattatatgtcctagctagctacgattttgacgtagtagtagtcgctagctTAGAAGCTAAGGACttatgaattgtgtttccgtcgtagtagaattcacccttgggatcaaggatttgttcgttgatgaatcccatgagttgttcttgaaccgccgcgataaatttcttgtgtgtggtcaggttatccctcatgcgaataaactatatgaatgtatgaaattgattagtaattaaacaagaaatcgatacgtaatgaaaatttgaatttatttgtacgtacatcgagctctcttgtggtgatgatttggtctgcaaggcagtggcaatactcgcacacgtagtagccgcacaagttagttccctacTTTTGCTTTgtgcactacaaataaatgacaaacgacgagagatctaattaatatacacttgtatgtatttgaatcggagaaatataaatgtatagcatgtgtactcacaggaaatttgaacttccgcctaagtctttctctccagttgccgcggaccaaatgacggaaccaaTACCAAGCCCTATATGGAGTTTAAaactatgattcgtagtagcaattaacataacaagattttcttaattaacagaggaacttatgacagtacctgtctataagttcgaaaaccttgtcaaacgtagactcttttttattcattgagtcatatacgttgacggtgcaggccgacaggtcgaagagtaaaagcacccagtggaatctacaatgtgcgtgggatgcattacatatgaaacacttagcaagttcgtacatgaatgaaatttggtatagaaagacagtaaaattaaactaactctgtgttgtacggcaacagtatgaacgtcttgtaatgctgcgccttcaggagatggacgagattgtcctctgtggcttgcggatattggtcgagcattgcgacgtttacat
Coding sequences:
- the LOC4334129 gene encoding oligopeptide transporter 3 → MASLKSPVAAEEQAATAAAAAAKGEGERCPVEEVALVVPETDDPTTPVMTFRAWTLGLASCVVLIFLNTFFTYRTQPLTISGILAQILVLPAGQFMAAVLPSREVRLLGGRLGSFNLNPGPFNIKEHVIITIFANCGVSYGGGDAYSIGAITVMKAYYKQSLSFLCALLIVLTTQILGYGWAGMLRRYLVDPADMWWPSNLAQVSLFRALHEKEGGDGGKGSSSRGPTRMRFFLIFFFASFAYYALPGYLLPILTFFSWACWAWPHSITAQQVGSGYHGLGVGAFTLDWAGISAYHGSPLVAPWSSIANTAAGFVMFIYLIVPLCYWKFDTFDARKFPIFSNQLFTASGQKYDTTKVLTREFDLNVAAYESYGKLYLSPLFAISIGSGFLRFTATIVHVALFHGGDIWRQSRSAMSSAAAKMDVHAKLMRRYKQVPQWWFLVLLVGSVAVSLVMSFVYREEVQLPWWGMLFAFALAFVVTLPIGVIQATTNQQPGYDIIAQFMIGYALPGKPIANLLFKIYGRISTVHALSFLADLKLGHYMKIPPRCMYTAQLVGTVVAGVVNLAVAWWMLGSIDNICDVEALHPDSPWTCPKYRVTFDASVIWGLIGPARLFGRHGLYRNLVWLFLAGAVLPVPVWLLSRAFPEKKWIALINVPVISYGFAGMPPATPTNIASWLVTGTIFNYFVFKYRKGWWQKYNYVLSAALDAGTAFMGVLIFFALQNAHHELKWWGTAVDHCPLASCPTAPGIAVKGCPVF